The following DNA comes from Nocardia sp. XZ_19_385.
CGCCGCTGATCGGACGCAATTCGGCGCCCGCGCGCTGCGGCGGTTCGGCGACCAGGATACGCACGTTCTTCTTGCGCTGCAACACTTCCACCGCACCGTGGGCGTAGGACGGTGCGACAATGACCTCGGTGAAGATATCGGCGACCTGCTCGGCCATCTGCACGGTGACCTCGCGGTTGGCCGCGATCACGCCGCCGAACGCGCTGACCGGGTCGCAGGCGTGGGCCTTGCGGTGGGCTTCGGCGATGTCCGCGCCGATCGCGATGCCACAGGGGTTGGCGTGCTTGATGATCGCGACGGCGGGCGCGTCGTGGTCGTAGGCGGCGCGCCACGCGGCGTCGGCGTCGGTGTAGTTGTTATACGACATTTCCTTGCCGTGCAACTGCTGTGCCTGGGCCAGGCCCTGGGTGCCGTCGTTGTTGGCGTACAGCGCCGCCGCCTGGTGCGGGTTCTCGCCGTAGCGCAGCACCGCGGTGCGCTCCCAGGTGCCGCCGAGCCAGCCCGGGAAACCGGCGGCCGTGCCGCCGACGCCGGGGACGTGCACGTTGGTCATCCAGCTGGCCACGGCCACGTCATAGCTTGCGGTGTGCTGGAAAGCCTTGGCCGCCAACGCCGTCCGCTCGGGCAGGGTGAAACCGCCGGACTGCACGGCCGCGAGCACCTGGTCGTAGTCGCCGGTGTCCACGACCACGGCCACCGACGGATGGTTCTTGGCGGCGGCGCGCACCATGGACGGGCCGCCGATGTCGATCTGCTCGACGCACTCGTCGGGGGTGGCGCCACTGGCCACGGTCTGGGTGAACGGGTACAGGTTCACCACGACCAGTTCGAACGCCTCGACGCCCAGCTCGACCAGCTGCGCGACGTGCTCATCCTTGCGGGAGTCGGCGAGGATGCCCGCGTGCACGCGCGGGTGCAGGGTCTTCACTCGGCCGTCCAGGGTCTCCGGGAACCCGGTCAGGTCTTCCACTTTCGTCACCGGGATATCGGCGGCGGCGATCTTGCCCGCCGTCGAACCGGTCGACACCAGCTCGATCCCGGCGGCGTGCAGGCCGGTCGCGAGCTCGATGAGCCCGGTCTTGTCGTAGACGCTGACCAGCGCCCGCTTGATCGGCCTGCGATCACTCATTTGGAATTACTGCCTTTCGTCCGTCGGAGACAATGCCTCGCGTCGCGACGGCGGCGACAACCTCCGCCAGCAACCGTCGCTCGACAACTTTGATGCGCTCGTGCAAGCTCGCCTCGTCGTCGCCGGGCAGCACGGTGACCGCCTCCTGCGCGAGGATCGGCCCGGTGTCCACGCCCGAATCGACCAGGTGCACCGTCGAACCGGTGACCTTCACCCCGTAGGCGAGCGCGTCACGCACGCCGTGCGCGCCCGGGAACGCGGGCAGCAGCGCGGGATGGGTATTGATGATCCGGCCGCCGAACCGCTCCAGGAACGTGGGGCCGAGGATCTTCATGAAGCCTGCCGAGACGACCAGGTCCGGCTGGTATTCGGTGACCGCTGCGGTGAGCGCGACATCCCACGCGGCCCGGTCGGCGAAATCCTTCAGGGCCACCTTGAAATGGGGCACCCCCGTGGCTTCGGCGTGCTCGGTCGCAGCGCACTGCCGGTCCACCCCGACCGCGACGATCTTCGCCGGGAAATCGGCGGAGCTCGCGGCATCCAGTAATGCGCGCAGCAACGACCCCGTGCCGGAGGCGAGCACGACGACGGTGGCCGGTGCCGCGCTGGGCATCCACGGGGCAGTCGAGGACGTCAGGGTTCTACTCCTGCGAATCGATGGGACGGCGGGCAACCGAACTGCCGCCGTCGTAGAGCCTAGTGGTGTCGCTCAGCTCACTCCCGACCGGTCAACGACTCCGGAAGTAAGGGCGCGGGTCGGGGTCGGGATCGGGGTCGACCACTTCGGCGTCGACGATGTCCGGAGCGGTTGTGGCGCTTGCCGACTCGCTCGCGACCGGGATCTCGGCCGCGTCCTCCTCGACGAGTTCGCCGTCTACCTCGACTTCGAGGTCGGGGCCGTCGTAGTCGGGGTAGTCGTCTTCGTAGTAGTCCTCGTCGTGGTAGTGACCGTCCGGGTCGTCGTCGTAGCCGTCGTCGTAGGCGTGCTCGTCGTACTCGCCGTGATCGTCGAAGTAGGTGTGGTCGTCGTCGGGCGCTCCGGCCGCAGCGGGCTTGGCGAGCCTCGGCACGGTGCCGACCGGGACCACGAACCAGCGCGCGAACATCAGGCCGGCGTATCCGGCGATCGCGAGCCACCCGAAGACCAGCAGCCCGAAGACCGGCAGCTCCAGGCCTACCCGGCCGAAACTGCCGAGCATGCCACCGCCGATCGCGGCCAGCAGGGTCAGCGCCATGCTGGTGAGGGCGGCGGAGGTGAGCGTTGCCCACGGCGAGGTGGCCTGATCGGGCGAGGTGCGTCCGCAGTCCAGGCCGTTCCACGCGCCGAGGCCCGCCGGGATCAGCAGGAACACCAGCCACCAGGTTGCCGCAGGCCCGGAGGGCAGCGCCGCCAGCACCGGCACCGCCGGAATCGGGCCGCCCACAACGGAGAACAGGCCGATCGACACCTCGCCGAACTGCGCGCCCGCGCCGACCAGCACCCCGACCGCGCCGAGCACCACGTTCGGCAGGTAGGCCAGCGACAGCACCGTCAGGCCGAGCACCCCGACCGCGTCGTGCGCGGCCTGATAGGTATCGCCGATGCGCGACCAGTGCAGCAGGAACGACAGCACGGTCACCGCGGTCCCGCCGGCGAGCAGGCGCAGCACGGTGCGGCGCGCG
Coding sequences within:
- the purH gene encoding bifunctional phosphoribosylaminoimidazolecarboxamide formyltransferase/IMP cyclohydrolase, with the protein product MSDRRPIKRALVSVYDKTGLIELATGLHAAGIELVSTGSTAGKIAAADIPVTKVEDLTGFPETLDGRVKTLHPRVHAGILADSRKDEHVAQLVELGVEAFELVVVNLYPFTQTVASGATPDECVEQIDIGGPSMVRAAAKNHPSVAVVVDTGDYDQVLAAVQSGGFTLPERTALAAKAFQHTASYDVAVASWMTNVHVPGVGGTAAGFPGWLGGTWERTAVLRYGENPHQAAALYANNDGTQGLAQAQQLHGKEMSYNNYTDADAAWRAAYDHDAPAVAIIKHANPCGIAIGADIAEAHRKAHACDPVSAFGGVIAANREVTVQMAEQVADIFTEVIVAPSYAHGAVEVLQRKKNVRILVAEPPQRAGAELRPISGGALLQQRDVLDAEGDDPANWTLASGDAVDADTLADLQFAWRACRAVKSNAILLAHEGASVGVGMGQVNRVDAVQLAVQRAGDRAKGSVAASDAFFPFPDGPQQLIQAGVRAIVQPGGSVRDQETIDLAREAGVTLYLTGSRHFAH
- the purN gene encoding phosphoribosylglycinamide formyltransferase, translating into MPSAAPATVVVLASGTGSLLRALLDAASSADFPAKIVAVGVDRQCAATEHAEATGVPHFKVALKDFADRAAWDVALTAAVTEYQPDLVVSAGFMKILGPTFLERFGGRIINTHPALLPAFPGAHGVRDALAYGVKVTGSTVHLVDSGVDTGPILAQEAVTVLPGDDEASLHERIKVVERRLLAEVVAAVATRGIVSDGRKAVIPNE
- a CDS encoding DUF6350 family protein is translated as MSSSRNSLERWTGGSQGNGARSTKARKPDSGEDGAFLALTPERGRALLLVAARPAALTLTAMTVLVFATLLTARSGLAGTSGAIAASWLAAHQVPLVIGNTQLGLLPLLPTGLVLWLTWRETARAVEPDSSRADLTWLAGAAVAGPLLVTAVCSAVAEDASGVVALQPPNALAAFGWVLLLQLIAAAGGIASRSGHQLVSRLELPEWVIAAGYAARRTVLRLLAGGTAVTVLSFLLHWSRIGDTYQAAHDAVGVLGLTVLSLAYLPNVVLGAVGVLVGAGAQFGEVSIGLFSVVGGPIPAVPVLAALPSGPAATWWLVFLLIPAGLGAWNGLDCGRTSPDQATSPWATLTSAALTSMALTLLAAIGGGMLGSFGRVGLELPVFGLLVFGWLAIAGYAGLMFARWFVVPVGTVPRLAKPAAAGAPDDDHTYFDDHGEYDEHAYDDGYDDDPDGHYHDEDYYEDDYPDYDGPDLEVEVDGELVEEDAAEIPVASESASATTAPDIVDAEVVDPDPDPDPRPYFRSR